One window of the Zea mays cultivar B73 chromosome 3, Zm-B73-REFERENCE-NAM-5.0, whole genome shotgun sequence genome contains the following:
- the LOC103651336 gene encoding uncharacterized protein, producing the protein MDLWEAAVCHAHNELLALSSAAAAEDFLRWQFPESPRGKGWWSAARQLVEDAWRSLGKAKNAAKLMDNAVLCEFFTTWMILTRA; encoded by the coding sequence ATGGACCTCTGGGAGGCGGCCGTCTGCCACGCCCACAACGAGCTGCTGGCGCTGAGCTCCGCCGCGGCGGCCGAGGACTTCCTCCGGTGGCAGTTCCCCGAGTCCCCGCGCGGGAAAGGGTGGTGGTCGGCGGCGCGGCAGCTCGTGGAAGACGCCTGGCGCAGCCTCGGCAAGGCCAAGAACGCGGCGAAGCTCATGGACAACGCCGTGCTTTGCGAGTTCTTCACCACCTGGATGATTCTGACGCGCGCTTAA
- the LOC100274302 gene encoding uncharacterized protein LOC100274302, producing the protein MAGIRLTPEEPEMPVGTPPRPQLPPFVAAAGGGGGGLEMASDDERSIAADSWSVRSEYGSTLDDDQRYADAAEVLAASASSANFPSAASDYCSDKDDQDPGDVEGSMLGLQSYWDASYLEDLANFQEHGHTGEIWFGADVMDTVAVWTKSLCNIIEGKIPSGQDNIKSEVNENLFSNYPVLDVGTGNGLLLQALAKQGFTDLTGTDYSKGAVELARNLAARDGFSSINFLVDDVLETKLDRKFKIITDKGTLDAIGLHPDGRAKRMVYWESVSNLVEPGGIVVSTFSYRLLKLY; encoded by the exons ATGGCCGGAATAAGGCTTACGCCCGAGGAACCCGAGATGCCCGTTGGCACGCCACCCCGCCCCCAGCTCCCACCCttcgtcgccgcggcaggcggtggcggcggaggtctggaaatGGCGTCGGACGACGAGCGGTCCATTGCGGCGGATTCATGGTCAGTGCGGAGCGAGTACGGGAGCACGCTCGACGATGACCAGCGCTACGCCGACGCTGCTGAGGTGCTCGCCGCTTCCGCGTCCTCCGCCAACTTCCCCTCCGCCGCCTCCGATTACTG CTCTGATAAGGATGATCAAGATCCTGGTGATGTTGAAGGATCAATGCTGGGTCTTCAAAGTTATTGGGATGCTTCTTATTTGGAAGATCTTGCAAATTTTCAGGAACATGGGCACACTGGAGAAATATG GTTTGGTGCAGATGTAATGGACACAGTTGCTGTTTGGACGAAAAGTTTGTGTAACATTATTGAAGGCAAGATTCCATCTGGTCAAGACAACATCAAAAGTGAAGTCAATGAAAATTTATTCTCCAACTACCCTGTTCTTGATGTTGGAACTGGAAATGGTCTTCTTTTGCAAGCATTGGCTAAGCAGGG GTTTACAGACTTAACTGGAACAGATTACAGTAAAGGAGCTGTTGAACTTGCAAGAAACCTAGCTGCTCGTGATGGCTTCTCTTCAATAAACTTTTTG GTTGATGATGTACTTGAGACAAAGTTAGATAGGAAATTCAAAATTATTACAGACAAAGGGACATTGGATGCCATCGGATTGCATCCAGATGGTCGTGCGAAAAG AATGGTATATTGGGAATCTGTATCAAACTTGGTTGAGCCTGGTGGCATTGTGGTCAGTACTTTCTCCTATAGGCTTTTAAAATTATATTAA
- the LOC100274302 gene encoding uncharacterized protein isoform X1 translates to MAGIRLTPEEPEMPVGTPPRPQLPPFVAAAGGGGGGLEMASDDERSIAADSWSVRSEYGSTLDDDQRYADAAEVLAASASSANFPSAASDYCSDKDDQDPGDVEGSMLGLQSYWDASYLEDLANFQEHGHTGEIWFGADVMDTVAVWTKSLCNIIEGKIPSGQDNIKSEVNENLFSNYPVLDVGTGNGLLLQALAKQGFTDLTGTDYSKGAVELARNLAARDGFSSINFLVDDVLETKLDRKFKIITDKGTLDAIGLHPDGRAKRMVYWESVSNLVEPGGIVVITSCNHTKDELLHEVEDFTKRKFGKENVDEGARDASEIFRYIDHVRTYPTIMFGGIEGSQVCTVAFQRV, encoded by the exons ATGGCCGGAATAAGGCTTACGCCCGAGGAACCCGAGATGCCCGTTGGCACGCCACCCCGCCCCCAGCTCCCACCCttcgtcgccgcggcaggcggtggcggcggaggtctggaaatGGCGTCGGACGACGAGCGGTCCATTGCGGCGGATTCATGGTCAGTGCGGAGCGAGTACGGGAGCACGCTCGACGATGACCAGCGCTACGCCGACGCTGCTGAGGTGCTCGCCGCTTCCGCGTCCTCCGCCAACTTCCCCTCCGCCGCCTCCGATTACTG CTCTGATAAGGATGATCAAGATCCTGGTGATGTTGAAGGATCAATGCTGGGTCTTCAAAGTTATTGGGATGCTTCTTATTTGGAAGATCTTGCAAATTTTCAGGAACATGGGCACACTGGAGAAATATG GTTTGGTGCAGATGTAATGGACACAGTTGCTGTTTGGACGAAAAGTTTGTGTAACATTATTGAAGGCAAGATTCCATCTGGTCAAGACAACATCAAAAGTGAAGTCAATGAAAATTTATTCTCCAACTACCCTGTTCTTGATGTTGGAACTGGAAATGGTCTTCTTTTGCAAGCATTGGCTAAGCAGGG GTTTACAGACTTAACTGGAACAGATTACAGTAAAGGAGCTGTTGAACTTGCAAGAAACCTAGCTGCTCGTGATGGCTTCTCTTCAATAAACTTTTTG GTTGATGATGTACTTGAGACAAAGTTAGATAGGAAATTCAAAATTATTACAGACAAAGGGACATTGGATGCCATCGGATTGCATCCAGATGGTCGTGCGAAAAG AATGGTATATTGGGAATCTGTATCAAACTTGGTTGAGCCTGGTGGCATTGTG GTCATAACGTCATGTAATCACACAAAGGATGAGCTTCTGCATGAAGTAGAAGATTTCACCAAGAGAAAATTTGGCAAGGAGAACGTGGATGAAGGTGCACGAGATGCGTCTGAGATCTTCCGGTACATAGACCATGTCCGAACATATCCTACCATAATGTTTGGAGGAATTGAGGGCTCTCAAGTCTGCACTGTGGCCTTTCAGCGGGTGTGA
- the LOC103651335 gene encoding gallate 1-beta-glucosyltransferase: protein MSQESTPACHAVVAPPPPHVLLVSAPFQGHVNPLLALGQRLASMGLLVTFTTAVHTGLRFKHQQHGEDGAAVDAVGRGAMRFEHLRGGEVWAPDDPRYHVADDVGRNLDAVASVALSELIRRQADAGRPVTCVVANVFAPWALRAAGAMGVPGAMLWTQSCTVMSLYYHYFQSLAAFPSKEAGPDAPVDVPGLPTLAAGDLPALIHEPEENIWRQALLSDFRSLRETVSWVLVNTADELEHAAIEALRPHLPVLPLPVGPLLDMEKISAADDADDECTAWLDAQPPRSVVFVAFGSLVKLDRDEMAELAGGLASTRRPCLWVVRDDSRDLLPDTAVASGDSWGRGKLVSWCDQRRVLSHSAVGCFITHCGWNSTTEALAAGVPVVAYPVFSDQRTNAAFLVDVCGVAVRLPTSPTRDALRQSVEVVMGDGAQGKHIRARAQGWRDKTCAALAEGGSSDMATQEFVDAVLSIGMNYSSMPFV, encoded by the coding sequence ATGAGCCAAGAAAGCACCCCCGCGTGCCATGCAGTCGTGGCCCCTCCCCCGCCCCACGTCCTCCTTGTCTCTGCCCCTTTTCAGGGCCACGTCAACCCGCTACTCGCCCTCGGCCAGCGCCTCGCTTCCATGGGCCTCCTCGTCACCTTCACCACCGCAGTCCACACGGGCCTCAGATTCAAGCACCAGCAGCACGGCGAGGACGGCGCGGCCGTGGACGCCGTCGGGCGCGGCGCGATGCGTTTCGAGCACCTGCGTGGAGGCGAGGTTTGGGCCCCGGATGACCCACGCTaccacgtcgccgacgacgtGGGGCGCAACCTCGACGCCGTGGCCTCGGTGGCGCTCTCCGAGCTCATCCGTCGCCAGGCCGACGCAGGGCGGCCAGTCACCTGTGTCGTAGCCAACGTTTTCGCACCGTGGGCGCTCCGCGCCGCGGGAGCCATGGGCGTCCCGGGCGCCATGCTGTGGACGCAGTCCTGCACCGTCATGTCGCTGTACTACCACTACTTCCAATCACTGGCGGCGTTCCCCTCGAAGGAGGCTGGGCCGGACGCGCCCGTCGATGTCCCTGGGCTGCCCACGCTGGCGGCCGGGGATCTCCCCGCGTTAATCCATGAGCCTGAGGAGAACATATGGCGCCAAGCGCTCTTGTCGGACTTTCGCAGCCTCCGCGAGACGGTGTCGTGGGTTCTTGTCAACACCGCCGACGAGCTGGAGCACGCAGCCATCGAAGCGCTTCGCCCGCACCTGCCAGTTCTACCATTACCAGTCGGTCCGCTCCTCGACATGGAGAAAATAAGCGCCGCCGACGATGCCGACGACGAATGCACGGCGTGGCTCGATGCTCAGCCTCCGCGATCGGTGGTTTTTGTGGCGTTCGGGAGCCTCGTGAAGCTGGATCGCGACGAGATGGCGGAGTTGGCAGGCGGGCTGGCGTCTACGCGGCGACCGTGCCTGTGGGTTGTGCGCGACGACAGCCGTGACCTCCTCCCGGACACCGCCGTCGCGAGCGGCGACAGCTGGGGCCGGGGTAAGCTGGTGTCCTGGTGCGACCAGCGGCGTGTGCTCTCGCACAGCGCCGTCGGATGCTTTATTACGCACTGCGGATGGAACTCGACCACGGAGGCACTCGCGGCCGGCGTGCCCGTCGTCGCGTACCCCGTGTTCTCCGACCAGCGCACCAACGCCGCGTTCCTGGTGGACGTGTGCGGCGTCGCGGTCCGGCTCCCGACGTCTCCCACGCGAGACGCCCTGCGCCAATCGGTCGAGGTGGTAATGGGAGATGGCGCGCAAGGGAAGCATATCCGCGCAAGGGCCCAGGGGTGGAGAGACAAGACCTGCGCGGCGTTGGCTGAAGGCGGCTCGTCCGACATGGCCACCCAGGAGTTCGTTGATGCTGTACTGTCCATAGGAATGAACTACTCAAGTATGCCTTTTGTTTAG